From the Alphaproteobacteria bacterium genome, the window TCGTTGCCGAGATCCGCCGGCTCGTGATGCCGGAAGGAGGGAAAACGCAATGACCGATGAGGAAGTGGCCGAATGCCTGTGCTCCCTGCTGTCGGCGAAGATGAGGCAGGCCTCGTTTATGCGGGAGATGAGGAAAAGGCCGTGTTTTTGCTCGATCACGCTGCTTGTCGAGCGCTAGCGTGGCCTAGCGGTGCGTCGCCGTCATGATGGAGCGTCTCCAACCGCTCAGGCCCGCGTCGAGCATCTCGCGCATGCTATGACGCTCGAGAGACTCGTAGGCGAACTGACCAACCAAGACGACGAGTCGGCCGTCGAACTGGTCTAAGGGCTCGCGATCCGCGCGAGAAGGTGATCGCCGCCTATTACGGCCTAGTGTCGCTGTGCGCCCTTACTCTCACGACTGGCTCGGACGCCGCCGACGCAGCGTAGCGCGCGATGCCTTGTTCAAGCTCGCCTTCGACCATCCGCTAAGGCGACAAGCGCCAAAACAGGAGATATGATGGTACCATGTTACTGACTGATATTGAGCAGGCGTTGCAAGACGCCGGATTAGCTCTACGCGGCGCTTTTCACCCGGAGGTGAGCGATGGCGTGCCGGATTTCGCGCCGGGACAGCCGACCGGAACCTTGGTGCTGGCAGGCAATGTTGGGCCTGAGATGTGGCATGCTTTTGTTGCGGCAACGGGCGCACCTGTCGGCGGCCTCGATGGCTGGTCGGATCAGGTGGTGGGTCGAGTCGCCGAACGGTACGGTGCAACGGCTATTTTCCCGTTCAGCAAGCCGCCACTGCCATTTCAGCGTTGGGCCTGCCGCGCCGGGCCTTGTTATAGCTCGCCTCTCGGCATCCTGATCCACCCCGACCATGGCCTGTGGCACGCCTTCCGCGGCGGTTTGGCTTTCGCTGAACGTCTCGACCTGCCGCCGGCGGATGAGCGGCCGAACCCTTGTGAGGCCTGCCCGGAGCAGCCCTGCCTCAGTATCTGTCCGGTCTCGGCGTTCAGCGAGGACGGCTACGATTCTCCCGCTTGCGCCGTCTATATCTCGGAGAATAGACACGGCGACTGCCTTTCGCTGGGTTGCCGGGCGCGTCGTGTTTGTCCGATCGGGCGTGGCGCACGCTACGAGCCGGCCCAGGCGCAATTTCACATGGAGAATTTCCTGCGCGTCCTGCGTCCTTGCCCTTAATATGGACATGGGTTATTGCCCCTGACGCCTGTCTGGACGGGAATGGCAGGCATGGAGCGCACAATTTTGGATCTTATCGTGATTCCCGGTCAATCAAGTCATAGGTGACAGACGTGTCAGTTGCTGAAATCTACGAAGCGGTCCTGGACTACGACGACGAGGCGGTGCCCGAGTTGGTGAACGCAGAGCTCGAAGCTAACACTGACCTGAGGGTCATCCTTGATGATGGCATGATAGCCGCGCTCGATGATATCGGCGCTCGTTTTAGCGAGGGAACCTTGTTTGTGCCCGAGATGCTAATGGCTGCGCAGGCGGTGCAGGCGGGCATGGATATTCTGCGCCCGTTGCTGGCCGAGACCGGCGCCAAGCCGGTCGGCACGGTAGTCATTGGCACGGTCAAGGGCGACCTGCATGACATCGGCAAGAACCTCGTGGGGATGTTGCTCGAAGGCGCCGGCTTTCAGGTCGTTGACCTCGGTGTCGATATCGATGCCGCGACGTTCATTAACGCGGCCCAGGAAAACGAGGCGGACTTGGTGGCGATATCCGGCCTCCTGACTACCTCCATGCCAGAGATCGAGAGCGCAGTCGCGACCATCGCGGAAGCCAACACGTCACGCAACCTCAATGTCAAGGTCATGGTCGGCGGGCCCCCAATCAACAATGATTTTGCGACGCGGATCGGCGCAGACGGCTATGGTGAGAGCGCGCCGGCAGCGGTCGAGCGCGCGCGCAACTTGGTCACGGCGTAGGGAGAAAAGGCAATGGCCTGGACCCACAGAGAACGCGTTCTCGCCGCGATCAATCACGAGGAGCCGGATCGGGTTGCCATCGATCTCGCGGCGGCCGGTGCCACGGGCATCACTATCGATGCCTATGATGCCCTCAAGGCGCATCTTGGCCTCGAGCACGAGAGCGTGCTCATGTCGAAGCTCAACCAGCTTGCCCAGCCCGACGAGACGGTGCTTGAGAAGTTCGGTGTTGACACCCGTCCGATCATGGCGCGCGGACGCCGCGGCGGCGCAGGCCGCTGGGTTGATGAGCTCACCTATATCGACCATTTCGGCGTCACCTTCAAAAGCACAGTCGGCACTGCTGACAAGCATTTCCTATACAAGGACGGCCCGCTTTGTGGCGGCAAGCTGACCATCGAC encodes:
- a CDS encoding corrinoid protein → MSVAEIYEAVLDYDDEAVPELVNAELEANTDLRVILDDGMIAALDDIGARFSEGTLFVPEMLMAAQAVQAGMDILRPLLAETGAKPVGTVVIGTVKGDLHDIGKNLVGMLLEGAGFQVVDLGVDIDAATFINAAQENEADLVAISGLLTTSMPEIESAVATIAEANTSRNLNVKVMVGGPPINNDFATRIGADGYGESAPAAVERARNLVTA